From a single Anaerolineales bacterium genomic region:
- a CDS encoding alpha/beta hydrolase produces MRFGRRQKNSQIGRELKNAWRYVTVTLALALLLAATVFVFWAGDAAPATDVALDALMSDSQVYVSAENGWVIFFPAEDPRPETGFVFYPGGRVDYRAYAPVLRLIASRGYFVALVPVPLNLAMFDVNAAARVQAKYPEIQNWFVGGHSLGGVAASSYAASHPNIKGVVLWASAPGNDSLKVADVPALSVYAARDGVFSLQMIQDSRTLLPADARFVAIEGGNHSQFGSYGLQAGDNLPDISSLEQWTRTAEATVEFFMEVVR; encoded by the coding sequence ATGCGGTTTGGACGAAGGCAAAAGAACTCGCAGATCGGACGTGAATTGAAAAACGCATGGCGATATGTGACAGTGACGCTGGCGCTTGCCTTGCTGCTTGCCGCGACGGTGTTCGTATTTTGGGCAGGGGATGCGGCTCCCGCAACCGACGTTGCGCTGGATGCCCTGATGTCGGATTCGCAGGTATACGTCAGCGCGGAGAACGGCTGGGTCATCTTTTTTCCTGCCGAAGATCCGCGCCCTGAAACCGGTTTTGTCTTTTACCCCGGCGGGCGCGTGGATTACCGCGCGTATGCGCCGGTGTTGCGGTTGATCGCCTCGCGCGGATATTTTGTGGCGCTTGTTCCGGTTCCGTTGAACCTGGCGATGTTCGATGTCAACGCCGCGGCGCGCGTGCAGGCGAAATATCCTGAGATTCAAAATTGGTTCGTCGGCGGTCATTCGCTCGGCGGTGTGGCGGCTTCGTCGTATGCCGCCAGCCATCCCAACATCAAAGGCGTGGTGTTGTGGGCATCCGCTCCCGGAAATGATTCGTTGAAGGTCGCGGATGTGCCCGCGCTTTCGGTCTATGCCGCGCGTGACGGCGTCTTTTCGCTGCAAATGATTCAAGACTCGCGGACATTGCTCCCTGCGGATGCGCGCTTCGTCGCCATCGAAGGCGGCAACCATTCACAGTTCGGCTCGTACGGTCTTCAAGCTGGTGACAACCTCCCGGACATTTCCTCCCTCGAGCAGTGGACCCGGACCGCCGAAGCGACGGTTGAATTCTTTATGGAAGTAGTACGTTGA
- the ruvB gene encoding Holliday junction branch migration DNA helicase RuvB — protein sequence MAKSSRPLDPESKPDDRVDNALRPQRLADIIGQDQVRENLSILIDAAKHRSEALDHVLFYGPPGLGKTTLAHVLGNEMGVNVKVTAGPAIERAGDLAAILTNLRAGDVLFIDEIHRLGRAVEEVLYPAMEDYSLDIVIGKGPSARSIRLKLPRFTVVGATTRLALVTAPLRARFGAVYRLDYYDIEAMKQIVARASGMLKVSADESGISEVARRARGTPRIALRLLRRVRDFAQVRADGVITQNVAREALDLLQVDPLGLDDVDRRVLKTIIEKYSGGPVGLNTIAASISEEQDTIMDVVEPYLLQLGFLDRTPQGRVATKFAYEHLGYEYTEEGQPRLL from the coding sequence ATGGCTAAATCATCCCGCCCTCTCGACCCCGAATCCAAACCCGACGACCGCGTGGATAACGCCCTGCGTCCGCAGAGGCTGGCGGATATCATCGGTCAGGATCAGGTCAGGGAAAATCTGTCCATTCTCATCGATGCGGCGAAGCATCGCAGTGAGGCGTTGGATCACGTCCTGTTCTACGGTCCGCCCGGTTTGGGGAAGACCACGCTGGCGCATGTGCTCGGCAACGAGATGGGAGTCAACGTCAAGGTGACGGCGGGTCCCGCCATCGAGCGCGCGGGCGACCTTGCCGCCATCCTCACCAATCTCCGCGCGGGGGATGTTCTGTTCATCGACGAAATTCACCGCCTCGGACGCGCCGTGGAGGAAGTGTTGTATCCCGCCATGGAGGATTACTCGCTGGATATCGTCATCGGTAAGGGACCTTCGGCTCGTTCCATCCGCCTGAAACTGCCACGGTTTACTGTGGTCGGAGCGACGACCCGGCTGGCTTTGGTCACGGCTCCGCTGCGCGCGCGTTTTGGCGCGGTCTATCGCTTGGATTATTACGATATCGAAGCGATGAAGCAGATCGTCGCAAGGGCGTCGGGGATGCTCAAGGTCTCCGCCGACGAATCAGGCATCAGCGAGGTGGCGAGGCGCGCGCGCGGGACTCCGCGCATTGCGTTGCGTCTCCTGCGCCGCGTCAGGGACTTTGCCCAAGTTCGCGCGGATGGTGTCATCACGCAGAACGTCGCCAGGGAAGCGTTGGACTTGCTGCAGGTCGATCCGCTCGGTTTGGACGACGTGGACCGCCGCGTGCTGAAAACCATCATCGAAAAATACAGCGGCGGACCGGTGGGCTTGAATACCATTGCCGCGTCCATCAGCGAGGAGCAGGATACGATCATGGATGTGGTCGAGCCGTATCTTCTGCAATTGGGTTTTCTCGACCGCACGCCGCAGGGACGCGTGGCGACCAAATTCGCGTATGAGCATTTGGGGTACGAGTATACGGAGGAGGGACAGCCGAGGTTGTTGTGA
- a CDS encoding AAA family ATPase, with translation MLESIFLAVAEAVFSYVITTLDPVQPIKKRLGREPARLAFQKALSRAYSAFARQYPEYTASLFDQTFLTGAGAPELAKLLTRHLTPDPAIFAQAWGTSIGLDINSPFCREATKPAADFLNWLETELKSETVFQPIFDSRALESLPNLENQLEKLTAELKRGLDAALKTATDYEKIVLDISGDVSGSNIITGNDNQITVSNIFNHYHTGAFATLSDYYIAPDAVFQRVRVDEFVGRDWLSAKVDAFLNDPDNRSGIFLLIGEAGVGKTSFMAHLVRERRYLHLFAEQAPGDANLRRALQSLGSQLVTRHQIAPYKDRDTLTQLAEFPDFLDKLLRLAANTLAKGEKIVIVCDALDEAGTAPDGNVFGVPNVLPDNVYFILSQRPVSTKLPNVPTCKETLEARGDENLQDMEDYLKALCKRPEIAGQLRAKNYSDEFFVQTLKEKSLGVWMYLHYIIEEIGKGSRAPLELENLPTGLVGYYADHWNDWREGRNGHGEGPQKWDELYAPLLTTLAAAQEPVTIEQIMKWSGVQTRQREVLRLLNEHWRSFLTIRKEQGNTLYAPYHASFRDFLTGKVDFTQLRSAENYLVEDLAGHTKDAHQRIVDAFREECDGVWHELVEDDYPRLYLTTHLDEAGEHQTLKNLLTEGTKNIPWAEARYKKEETHAGYLNDLEHVWNIAGKTDDLGLQIRCMLIENSIRSLAKNILPNLLAELAKSGMWSYPRCLATIKQMPDANQQAEAIELLLPTLPTTLLEQILSAAREIKDESARARAFSALAPHLTDELKLQLLSAAREIKDEDARARAFSALAPHLTDELKLQLLSAAREIKAEYARASAFSEIAPHLTDELKLTVLSEALSAAREIKDESARAYIFVTLAPHLTDELKLTVLSEALSAAREIKDEYARAYIFVTLAPHLTDELKLTVLSEALSAAREIKDEDARARAFSALAPHLMGDRKVEMLIEALFCSQDSFQIEQIMEEWKTVDYDGFQEKASEFLRKVSSKDREEGISTVKELLPALQHIGDEKITGDIVRAILDTVHWWP, from the coding sequence ATGCTTGAGAGTATATTTCTCGCTGTCGCAGAAGCCGTTTTCTCGTATGTGATCACCACCCTTGATCCCGTCCAGCCGATCAAAAAGCGGCTGGGACGGGAACCTGCAAGGCTGGCATTTCAAAAAGCATTATCACGGGCATACAGCGCCTTTGCCCGTCAATATCCCGAGTACACCGCATCGTTATTCGATCAAACTTTTCTCACGGGGGCGGGTGCGCCCGAACTTGCAAAATTACTGACACGCCATCTAACCCCCGACCCTGCAATCTTTGCCCAGGCATGGGGCACATCCATCGGGTTGGACATTAACTCCCCGTTCTGCCGGGAAGCGACAAAGCCCGCCGCTGATTTTCTGAATTGGCTCGAAACAGAACTCAAATCCGAAACGGTCTTTCAACCGATCTTCGATTCACGCGCGCTTGAAAGTCTGCCCAACCTTGAGAACCAACTTGAGAAGCTGACAGCCGAACTCAAACGCGGACTCGACGCGGCGTTGAAGACCGCCACCGACTACGAAAAAATCGTTCTGGACATAAGCGGGGACGTAAGCGGTTCAAATATCATCACTGGAAACGACAACCAGATCACCGTTTCGAACATATTCAACCATTACCACACAGGCGCGTTCGCCACGCTCAGCGATTATTACATCGCTCCCGACGCCGTTTTCCAACGCGTGCGCGTGGATGAATTTGTCGGACGCGATTGGCTGAGCGCAAAAGTGGACGCCTTTCTGAATGATCCCGACAACCGATCGGGCATTTTCCTATTGATCGGGGAAGCGGGCGTGGGCAAAACCTCCTTCATGGCGCATCTGGTCAGGGAAAGAAGATACCTGCATCTCTTTGCAGAACAGGCGCCGGGCGACGCCAACCTGCGCAGAGCATTGCAATCGCTCGGTTCGCAGCTCGTGACCCGCCATCAAATTGCGCCCTACAAAGACCGCGACACGCTGACCCAACTGGCGGAGTTCCCCGATTTTCTGGACAAATTACTGCGTCTCGCCGCCAACACCCTTGCCAAAGGTGAAAAGATCGTGATCGTATGCGACGCACTGGACGAAGCAGGGACCGCCCCCGACGGCAATGTCTTCGGCGTGCCCAACGTCCTGCCCGATAACGTTTACTTCATCCTCTCACAAAGACCGGTCAGCACAAAACTGCCGAACGTCCCCACCTGCAAAGAGACGCTCGAAGCGCGCGGGGACGAAAACCTGCAGGATATGGAAGATTATCTAAAGGCGCTCTGCAAGCGCCCGGAGATCGCGGGGCAATTACGCGCAAAAAACTACAGCGATGAATTCTTCGTCCAAACGTTGAAAGAGAAAAGCCTCGGCGTGTGGATGTACCTGCACTACATCATCGAGGAGATCGGCAAGGGCTCGCGCGCCCCATTGGAACTTGAAAACCTGCCCACCGGCCTGGTGGGATATTACGCGGATCACTGGAACGACTGGCGCGAAGGAAGGAACGGACACGGCGAAGGACCCCAAAAATGGGACGAACTCTACGCGCCGCTGTTGACCACGCTCGCCGCGGCACAGGAGCCGGTCACCATCGAACAGATCATGAAATGGTCGGGGGTGCAGACCCGCCAACGCGAAGTCCTTCGTTTGCTCAATGAACACTGGCGCTCCTTCCTGACGATCCGCAAAGAGCAGGGCAACACGCTGTACGCGCCCTACCACGCCAGCTTCAGGGATTTTCTGACCGGGAAGGTGGACTTCACACAATTGCGATCAGCCGAAAATTACCTCGTAGAAGATCTGGCTGGGCACACGAAGGATGCGCACCAACGCATCGTGGATGCCTTTCGCGAGGAGTGCGACGGCGTCTGGCACGAGCTGGTGGAGGACGATTATCCCCGGCTGTACCTCACCACCCACCTCGATGAAGCGGGCGAACATCAAACACTGAAGAACCTGCTCACCGAAGGAACTAAAAACATCCCCTGGGCGGAGGCGCGTTATAAAAAGGAGGAAACCCACGCCGGGTATTTGAATGACCTGGAGCATGTGTGGAATATCGCAGGAAAAACAGACGATCTGGGGTTACAGATTCGCTGTATGCTGATCGAGAACAGCATCCGCTCGCTGGCAAAGAACATTCTACCGAACCTTCTGGCAGAACTGGCAAAAAGCGGCATGTGGAGTTACCCCAGATGTCTGGCGACCATCAAGCAGATGCCGGATGCAAACCAACAAGCCGAGGCGATCGAACTGCTGCTCCCCACTCTTCCCACAACACTTCTGGAGCAAATCCTCTCCGCCGCACGCGAGATCAAGGATGAATCCGCCCGCGCCCGCGCCTTCTCCGCCCTCGCCCCCCACCTCACCGACGAACTCAAACTTCAATTGCTCTCCGCCGCACGCGAGATCAAGGATGAAGACGCCCGCGCCCGCGCCTTCTCCGCCCTCGCCCCCCACCTCACCGACGAACTCAAACTTCAATTGCTCTCCGCCGCACGCGAGATCAAGGCTGAATACGCCCGCGCCAGCGCCTTCTCAGAAATCGCCCCCCACCTCACCGACGAACTCAAACTTACAGTACTTTCCGAAGCGCTCTCCGCCGCACGCGAGATCAAGGATGAATCCGCCCGCGCCTACATCTTCGTCACTCTCGCCCCCCACCTCACCGACGAACTCAAACTTACAGTACTTTCCGAAGCGCTCTCCGCCGCACGCGAGATCAAGGATGAATACGCCCGCGCCTACATCTTCGTCACTCTCGCCCCCCACCTCACCGACGAACTCAAACTTACAGTACTTTCCGAAGCGCTCTCCGCCGCACGCGAGATCAAGGATGAAGACGCCCGCGCCCGCGCCTTCTCCGCCCTCGCCCCCCACCTCATGGGTGACAGAAAGGTGGAAATGCTGATCGAGGCGTTATTTTGCAGTCAAGATAGTTTTCAGATCGAACAGATCATGGAAGAGTGGAAAACTGTAGATTACGATGGTTTTCAGGAAAAGGCGTCCGAATTCCTAAGAAAGGTTTCTTCAAAAGATAGGGAAGAAGGGATATCCACCGTGAAGGAACTCCTGCCAGCGCTCCAGCACATCGGAGACGAGAAAATTACGGGCGATATCGTACGCGCCATTCTCGATACGGTCCATTGGTGGCCATAA
- the queA gene encoding tRNA preQ1(34) S-adenosylmethionine ribosyltransferase-isomerase QueA gives MKTADFDYHLPESSIAQTPLEPRDASRLLVLHRSTGEIEHKVFRDIKSYLNAGDLLVLNQTRVIPARIFAKKETGGKVELLLLRRRDELTWEALVGGKGLRVGKRMFIEVNGDASNVTAEILEILDGSERLVKFTEPIEPYFPKVGHVPLPPYIHETLNDPERYQTVFAKETGSAAAPTAGLHFTPELLDELQRMGVRISYVTLHVGLDTFAPVTEDDPAEHKIHSEWCHLPQETADAINETKRNGGRVIAVGTTSVRTLESAAQESPNIEVSAFSGPTSLYILPGYQFKIVDAIITNFHLPKSTLIMLVSAFAGRKRILSAYETAIQEGYRFYSFGDAMFII, from the coding sequence ATGAAAACCGCCGACTTCGACTACCATCTCCCTGAATCCTCCATCGCGCAGACGCCGCTCGAGCCGCGTGATGCTTCGCGCTTGCTCGTGCTTCACCGGTCAACGGGTGAGATCGAACACAAGGTTTTCCGCGATATCAAATCCTATCTCAATGCGGGGGATTTGCTGGTCTTGAACCAGACGCGCGTCATCCCGGCGCGCATCTTCGCCAAAAAAGAGACCGGCGGCAAAGTGGAACTGCTCCTGCTCCGCCGCCGTGACGAGTTGACGTGGGAAGCGTTGGTCGGCGGCAAGGGATTGCGCGTAGGCAAGCGGATGTTCATCGAGGTGAATGGCGACGCCTCGAACGTCACCGCCGAGATACTCGAAATACTGGACGGCTCGGAGCGGTTGGTCAAATTCACTGAACCCATCGAACCGTATTTCCCGAAGGTTGGGCATGTGCCGCTCCCGCCCTACATCCACGAGACCTTGAACGACCCCGAACGCTATCAAACCGTTTTCGCCAAAGAGACAGGCTCTGCCGCCGCGCCTACGGCGGGACTGCACTTCACGCCGGAACTGCTCGATGAGCTTCAAAGGATGGGTGTGCGAATCTCCTATGTCACCTTGCATGTCGGCTTGGATACGTTCGCACCGGTCACCGAGGATGACCCCGCAGAGCATAAGATCCACAGCGAGTGGTGTCATCTTCCGCAAGAGACGGCGGATGCGATCAACGAAACCAAACGCAATGGGGGACGGGTCATTGCGGTCGGGACGACCTCCGTGCGGACGTTGGAGAGTGCGGCACAGGAGTCGCCGAATATTGAAGTATCGGCTTTCTCCGGTCCCACATCCCTGTACATCCTGCCCGGTTACCAATTCAAAATCGTGGATGCGATCATCACCAATTTCCATCTGCCCAAGTCCACGCTCATCATGCTGGTCAGCGCCTTTGCGGGGCGCAAGCGGATTTTGTCCGCGTATGAAACAGCGATTCAGGAAGGCTATCGCTTTTATTCCTTTGGGGATGCGATGTTCATAATTTGA
- a CDS encoding efflux RND transporter periplasmic adaptor subunit yields the protein MKKNVQILISLFAALALFLAACGAEQTPAAPEFDAGAVAAVNDVIAEGRLVPVRGTSLSFLARGIVAEVLVQAGDTVSEGDVLMRLANAGAAEAQLLVAQNAYDALLRNESGDRARLWQAYMDAQVVRARAEEAWEDVDVDGIEDRIEDLEADVQDARDDLKDAQDEFDKYKDLDENNSRRQTAEDDLEDAQNELNSAIRALEEEVRRRDTVKAAYDGALAAEAEAKYQYEISLDGPNADQLALAKSNLDAAKDALANFVITAPFNGTIADVNVKVGDQVGPETRAVSLADFSAWIVETTDVTELEVVELRVGQSVTIVPDALPGVELSGVVTAISNAFIQQGGDILYTVRIRVDDADPRMKWGMTVETIFRTSE from the coding sequence ATGAAGAAAAATGTACAGATCTTGATTTCCTTGTTCGCCGCGCTGGCGTTATTCCTTGCAGCGTGTGGGGCGGAACAAACTCCCGCAGCTCCTGAGTTTGATGCGGGGGCGGTCGCTGCTGTGAATGATGTCATCGCCGAGGGACGGCTGGTTCCGGTCCGCGGGACGAGCCTGAGCTTTTTGGCGCGCGGCATCGTGGCGGAAGTGCTTGTGCAGGCGGGGGATACCGTCAGCGAGGGCGATGTTCTGATGCGCCTCGCAAATGCGGGGGCGGCGGAGGCGCAGCTTCTTGTCGCGCAGAATGCCTACGATGCCCTGCTCCGCAATGAAAGCGGGGATCGCGCCCGCCTCTGGCAGGCGTATATGGATGCGCAGGTCGTCCGCGCACGGGCGGAGGAGGCATGGGAGGATGTGGATGTGGACGGTATCGAAGACCGCATCGAAGACCTTGAAGCGGATGTGCAGGATGCGCGCGATGACTTGAAAGATGCGCAGGACGAATTTGACAAGTATAAGGACTTGGACGAAAACAATTCGCGCCGCCAGACGGCTGAAGATGATCTGGAGGATGCGCAAAATGAATTGAACAGCGCCATCCGTGCGCTGGAGGAGGAGGTCCGCCGGCGAGACACGGTCAAAGCCGCGTATGACGGTGCGCTCGCCGCAGAAGCCGAGGCGAAGTATCAATATGAGATCAGCCTCGATGGTCCCAATGCCGACCAGCTTGCGCTTGCCAAATCCAACCTCGATGCAGCCAAGGATGCGCTTGCGAATTTTGTCATCACTGCGCCGTTCAATGGGACGATCGCGGATGTGAACGTAAAGGTCGGCGATCAGGTCGGTCCTGAGACCCGCGCGGTCAGCCTTGCCGATTTCAGCGCGTGGATCGTTGAAACCACCGACGTGACCGAGTTGGAAGTCGTCGAACTGCGCGTCGGTCAAAGTGTGACCATCGTCCCCGATGCCCTGCCCGGCGTGGAATTGAGCGGCGTCGTGACCGCGATCAGCAATGCCTTCATCCAGCAGGGCGGCGACATCCTCTATACCGTCCGCATCCGTGTGGACGACGCCGATCCGCGCATGAAATGGGGCATGACGGTCGAAACGATTTTTAGAACAAGTGAGTGA
- a CDS encoding alpha/beta hydrolase — protein sequence MKHWKKITFVSLIFACVTLALGPFFIPVPELDGLVSEQTFIEPDSKFIEINNVDIHYKEAGEGGQTFILLHPFGGSTFSWREVMDDFAQMGRVIAYDRPAFGLTERPMPEDEDWVENPYGMKANVEILRSLMDEFGVEKAVLVGNSAGGGLAVAFGLEYPERVEALILVDPGVGGGRGPQFPAWAMPVMWTPQMRHIGPLMMRDYLERLPRTIEREWYDGSKLTDEIRWEYLKLLQIENWDRAFYELTFAPAYPELRPLLPNLTVPTYIIAGQEDRLIRSWYFEAVASEIPGAQLTLIPQCGHVPQEECPAEFMTAVDRYLESQ from the coding sequence ATGAAGCATTGGAAAAAGATAACATTTGTCTCGCTGATATTTGCCTGCGTTACCCTTGCACTCGGACCGTTTTTCATCCCGGTCCCTGAACTGGATGGGTTGGTTTCCGAGCAGACCTTTATCGAACCCGACAGCAAATTCATCGAGATCAATAATGTGGATATCCACTACAAGGAGGCGGGAGAAGGCGGGCAGACCTTCATCCTCCTGCATCCCTTCGGCGGGAGCACCTTCTCATGGCGCGAAGTCATGGACGATTTCGCGCAAATGGGGCGCGTCATTGCCTATGACCGTCCCGCCTTTGGTTTGACCGAACGCCCCATGCCGGAGGATGAGGATTGGGTGGAAAACCCCTATGGAATGAAAGCCAATGTCGAAATTCTGCGCAGCCTGATGGACGAATTCGGCGTGGAGAAAGCGGTGCTGGTCGGCAACTCAGCCGGCGGCGGATTGGCTGTGGCGTTCGGGCTGGAATACCCGGAGCGGGTCGAAGCGCTGATCCTGGTCGATCCCGGCGTCGGCGGCGGACGCGGTCCGCAATTCCCTGCCTGGGCGATGCCGGTCATGTGGACTCCGCAGATGCGGCATATCGGTCCGCTCATGATGCGCGATTACCTGGAACGGCTTCCGCGCACCATCGAGCGCGAGTGGTATGATGGAAGTAAGTTGACCGATGAGATTCGGTGGGAATACCTGAAACTGCTCCAGATCGAAAACTGGGACCGCGCTTTCTACGAACTGACCTTCGCGCCCGCCTACCCGGAACTTCGTCCGCTCCTGCCGAACCTGACCGTGCCAACCTACATCATCGCCGGGCAGGAAGACCGCCTCATCCGCTCGTGGTATTTTGAAGCGGTTGCCTCCGAGATCCCCGGCGCGCAGTTGACCTTGATTCCGCAATGCGGGCACGTTCCGCAGGAGGAATGCCCTGCCGAATTTATGACAGCCGTTGATCGCTACTTGGAAAGCCAATGA
- a CDS encoding DUF2905 domain-containing protein: protein METIARYLMLGGIALFLIGGGVYLAAKLGIPLGRLPGDIRIEGENGTFYFPLASSVLVSVVLSILLNLFSRFFGK, encoded by the coding sequence ATGGAAACCATCGCCCGTTATCTCATGCTTGGTGGAATTGCGCTCTTTCTGATCGGCGGGGGAGTGTATCTCGCCGCGAAACTCGGCATTCCGCTCGGACGTCTGCCCGGCGACATCCGTATCGAAGGGGAGAATGGGACGTTTTACTTCCCGCTGGCAAGTTCGGTTCTGGTTTCGGTGGTGCTGAGCATATTGCTGAACTTATTTTCCCGCTTCTTCGGCAAATAA
- a CDS encoding uracil-DNA glycosylase yields the protein MAPNPLEQLNNEIIKCRKCPRLVQWREEVARVKRKAYRDHEYWGKPVPGFGDSVARVLVVGLAPGAHGSNRTGRQFTGDASGGFLFPALHRAGFANQPQAQSRSDGLILNDMYITASGRCAPPDNKPSTEELNNCQPFLEREMRLIQPKVIVCLGKIAFDRVLKISAVRGLTFSHGASYQLETGHWILCSYHPSQQNTSTKKLTVEMFDAVWTKAKELADRT from the coding sequence ATGGCACCTAATCCTCTTGAACAATTGAACAACGAAATAATAAAATGCCGCAAATGCCCTCGCCTTGTCCAATGGCGCGAGGAAGTGGCGCGGGTCAAACGCAAGGCATACCGCGATCACGAATACTGGGGCAAACCGGTGCCGGGATTTGGCGATTCCGTTGCGCGCGTGCTGGTGGTGGGACTGGCTCCCGGCGCGCATGGCTCGAACCGCACAGGACGTCAATTCACCGGCGATGCTTCGGGCGGCTTTTTGTTCCCGGCGTTGCATCGTGCCGGGTTTGCGAACCAGCCTCAGGCGCAGTCGCGAAGCGATGGTCTCATCCTGAACGACATGTACATCACCGCCTCGGGGCGCTGTGCCCCGCCCGACAACAAACCATCCACAGAAGAATTGAACAATTGCCAGCCGTTTTTGGAGCGCGAGATGCGGCTCATCCAGCCGAAGGTGATCGTGTGTTTGGGTAAGATTGCTTTTGACCGCGTTCTCAAAATATCTGCGGTTCGCGGATTGACATTTTCGCACGGCGCATCCTATCAACTGGAGACTGGTCATTGGATCCTGTGTTCGTATCATCCCAGTCAGCAGAACACATCCACCAAAAAGTTGACGGTCGAGATGTTCGATGCGGTTTGGACGAAGGCAAAAGAACTCGCAGATCGGACGTGA